A region of Triplophysa rosa linkage group LG16, Trosa_1v2, whole genome shotgun sequence DNA encodes the following proteins:
- the srsf4 gene encoding serine/arginine-rich splicing factor 4, whose amino-acid sequence MSRIYVGKLSYRATEKDVERFFKGYGKILEVDLKNGYGFVEFDDPRDADDAVYDLNGKDLCGKRVKVEHTIGQRRDGGNRYGRGNRFGRGGGDRHGPPTRSDYRLIVENLSSRCSWQDLKDYMRQAGEVTYADANNGRKNEGVIEFRQYSDMKRALEKLDGTEVNGRKIRLIEDRPGARRRRSYSRSSSRSRSRSRRSRKSRSHSRTSCRSRHSGSRSRSRSVSKKAKDRSTRGEMEESSSGARSPHNKKSKRGDSQSRSRSRSKSRNNWSLSKESRNKNREAQCDEEGRGAEGSCWSKSRSRSRSQTPPDADLQRRSRSKSRSRSHSKSYSRSRSRSRS is encoded by the exons ATGTCTCGAATTTATGTGGGAAAATTAAGCTATCGCGCCACCGAGAAAGACGTGGAAAGGTTTTTTAAAGGCTATGGAAAGATACTGGAAGTGGACCTGAAAAATGG GTATGGCTTTGTGGAGTTTGATGACCCTCGTGATGCAGATGATGCTGTGTATGATCTCAATGGTAAAGATCTTTGTGGGAAGAGGGTGAAAGTGGAGCACACCATAGGACAGAGGCGTGATGGTGGCAACAGATATGGAAGAG GTAACCGGTTTGGTCGTGGAGGGGGGGACAGACATGGCCCACCTACACGCTCAGATTACAGACTTATTGTGGAGAATCTTTCTAGCCGCTGCAGCTGGCAGGATCTGAAG GACTACATGCGACAGGCTGGTGAAGTGACTTATGCTGATGCTAATAACGGCCGCAAGAACGAGGGCGTTATAGAATTCAGGCAGTACTCTGACATGAAAAGAGCCCTCGAAAAACTTGACGGCACCGAGGTCAATGGAAGAAAGATTCGTCTCATTGAGGACCGCCCTGGTGCCAGACGCAGACGGTCCTACTCCCGCAGCAGCTCCAG GTCTCGCTCTAGGAGCAGGAGGTCTCGCAAGAGCCGAAGTCACAGTCGAACCAGCTGTCGCTCAAG ACATTCAGGCTCTAGATCACGCAGCAGGTCAGTCAGCAAGAAGGCAAAGGACAGGAGCACTAGAGGAGAGATGGAAGAGAGCAGCAGTGGAGCTCGCAGCCCCCACAACAAAAAGAGCAAAAGGGGTGACTCTCAGTCTCGTTCCAGGTCTCGATCAAAGTCAAGGAATAACTGGTCTCTTTCCAAGGAGTCTAGGAACAAGAATCGGGAAGCTCAgtgtgatgaagaaggcagaGGGGCTGAAGGGTCATGCTGGTCAAAGTCCCGCTCTCGATCTAGGTCACAAACGCCCCCAGATGCTGATCTGCAGAGGAGGTCCAGATCCAAATCTCGCTCTCGTTCGCATTCTAAATCTTATTCTCGATCCCGCTCACGGTCTAGGTCATAA